One region of Mucilaginibacter gotjawali genomic DNA includes:
- a CDS encoding ligase-associated DNA damage response DEXH box helicase has product MVTKGQQVIQEWYRKKNWQQFAFQQEMMEAYLSGFSGLLNAPTGSGKTFALFLPFLAEFIDKHPDNYQTHSNNGLLMLWITPLRALTNDIKKAMQEVCDEIGLPWRIMTRTGDTSAAEKQALKRKLPEVLLTTPESLHLMMAQKEYPKLFQNLQVVVIDEWHELLGTKRGVQVELGLSRLKAIRSVGSSELAVCTEKFVAGASSGLPTATRQQLTKDCPLPTAHCQLKIWGISATIGNLEEAAEVLLGNDFPPGKIKMVRANIDKKLVIQSIIPENVESYSWSGHIGLKLLPQVMELVAKSVTTLIFTNTRSQSEIWYHAILDNYPEYAGIMAMHHGSLDNELRNWVEQALHAEALKVVVCTSSLDLGVDFRPVDTVIQVGSPKGVARFMQRAGRSGHHPGAISKAYFVPTHSLELLEGAALKEAIKKKIFESRDPMLLTMDVLIQFMVTLAVSDGFYADELFGEVKTSFAFSDLKRTEFNQLLDFITTGGKTLAQYDEFLKVEVENGLFKVNNRRVAMRHRLSIGTITSELSIRVKLMHGGSLGTIEESFISKLKPGNTFWFAGRSLEFIQLKEMTAFVKKSNARKGMIPSWMGGRMPLSSQLSAMFRDKLDEVAHGTAYDDEVIALKPLFDLQAQLSHLPQSHEFLIESFKTADGHHLVFYPFEGRLVHEGMASLLAYRISKIKPASFSIAMNDYGFELLADEDIPIEEALEDAGFFSINNLLEDIQHSLNANEMARRRFRDIAHIGGLVFTGYPGQQVKNRHLQASTSLLFEVFNEYEPDNLLVRQAYNEALAFQLEEFRLRAALQRIIKQNIILKVIERPTPFAFPIMVDSLGRERLTTEPLEERIAKMARSYGADEVATNEKPKAGKNRKPGIVRKKGL; this is encoded by the coding sequence ATGGTTACAAAAGGGCAGCAGGTTATACAGGAATGGTACCGGAAAAAAAACTGGCAGCAGTTTGCCTTTCAGCAGGAGATGATGGAGGCTTATCTCAGTGGCTTTTCAGGCTTGCTGAATGCGCCTACCGGCAGCGGTAAAACCTTTGCGCTGTTTTTGCCTTTTTTGGCGGAATTCATTGATAAACATCCGGACAACTATCAAACCCACAGCAATAATGGCCTGCTGATGCTCTGGATCACCCCGTTACGGGCATTGACCAACGATATTAAAAAAGCGATGCAGGAAGTATGTGATGAGATTGGCCTGCCCTGGCGCATCATGACCCGCACGGGCGATACTTCAGCAGCCGAAAAGCAGGCGTTAAAAAGAAAACTGCCCGAAGTGCTGCTCACCACCCCTGAAAGCCTCCATCTGATGATGGCGCAAAAGGAATATCCGAAGTTGTTCCAAAACCTGCAGGTGGTTGTGATAGACGAATGGCACGAGTTGCTTGGGACTAAACGGGGTGTCCAGGTAGAGCTTGGTTTGTCCAGACTGAAGGCCATTCGCTCAGTTGGCAGTTCAGAGTTGGCAGTTTGCACGGAAAAGTTTGTTGCTGGAGCGAGTTCCGGCTTGCCAACAGCAACCCGCCAACAGCTAACTAAAGACTGCCCACTGCCCACTGCCCACTGCCAACTCAAAATATGGGGTATCAGCGCCACCATAGGCAACCTGGAGGAAGCCGCCGAAGTATTACTTGGCAACGATTTCCCGCCCGGAAAAATAAAAATGGTACGGGCTAATATTGATAAAAAGCTGGTAATCCAATCCATCATTCCCGAAAACGTTGAAAGTTACTCATGGTCGGGGCATATTGGGTTAAAACTGTTGCCACAGGTGATGGAGCTGGTGGCCAAAAGTGTAACTACGCTGATATTTACCAACACCCGCTCACAGTCGGAGATCTGGTACCATGCCATTTTGGATAATTACCCGGAATATGCCGGGATAATGGCCATGCATCATGGTTCGCTTGACAATGAACTCCGCAACTGGGTGGAGCAGGCCCTGCATGCCGAAGCGTTAAAAGTGGTAGTTTGTACTTCGAGTTTAGATTTAGGCGTGGACTTTCGCCCGGTAGATACCGTGATCCAGGTAGGTAGTCCCAAAGGCGTTGCCCGTTTTATGCAGCGGGCGGGCCGTAGCGGCCATCACCCGGGGGCCATATCTAAGGCGTATTTTGTTCCTACGCATTCTTTAGAATTATTGGAGGGCGCTGCGCTGAAGGAAGCCATCAAAAAAAAGATTTTTGAAAGCCGCGACCCGATGTTGCTCACTATGGACGTACTGATCCAATTCATGGTTACACTAGCGGTGTCGGATGGTTTTTATGCTGATGAACTGTTCGGCGAAGTAAAAACCAGCTTTGCTTTCTCCGATTTGAAACGAACCGAATTTAACCAGCTCCTTGATTTTATCACCACTGGTGGCAAAACACTCGCCCAATATGATGAATTTTTAAAAGTTGAAGTCGAAAATGGTTTGTTCAAAGTAAACAACCGCCGTGTTGCAATGCGTCACCGGCTCAGCATTGGCACCATCACCAGCGAGTTAAGTATTCGGGTAAAACTGATGCATGGCGGCAGCCTGGGCACTATTGAAGAATCTTTTATCTCGAAATTAAAGCCGGGTAATACCTTTTGGTTTGCGGGGCGCAGCCTGGAGTTTATCCAGTTAAAAGAAATGACGGCATTTGTAAAAAAATCAAATGCCCGCAAGGGGATGATTCCCAGCTGGATGGGCGGACGGATGCCGCTGTCTTCACAATTGTCGGCGATGTTTAGGGACAAACTCGACGAAGTGGCCCATGGAACCGCCTATGATGATGAAGTGATTGCATTAAAGCCCTTATTCGACCTCCAGGCGCAATTGTCGCATTTGCCGCAAAGCCACGAGTTTTTGATCGAATCATTCAAAACGGCCGATGGGCATCACCTGGTATTTTACCCATTTGAAGGCCGGCTGGTTCATGAGGGCATGGCCTCATTGCTGGCCTATCGCATCAGCAAAATAAAACCTGCCAGTTTTTCAATCGCCATGAATGATTATGGCTTTGAATTACTGGCAGATGAAGACATCCCGATAGAAGAGGCATTGGAAGATGCCGGCTTTTTTTCAATAAATAACCTGCTGGAAGATATCCAGCACAGCCTGAATGCCAATGAAATGGCGCGCCGGCGGTTCAGGGATATCGCACATATCGGCGGGCTGGTGTTTACCGGATACCCGGGGCAACAGGTAAAAAACAGGCATTTACAGGCGTCCACTTCACTGCTTTTTGAAGTGTTTAATGAATATGAGCCCGATAATTTATTAGTGCGCCAGGCCTATAACGAAGCCCTGGCTTTCCAGCTGGAGGAATTCAGGCTGCGGGCCGCACTGCAGCGCATCATCAAACAAAATATTATTCTGAAAGTAATAGAGCGCCCAACACCCTTCGCCTTCCCGATCATGGTCGACAGTCTGGGCCGGGAGCGCTTAACCACCGAACCATTGGAAGAACGCATTGCCAAAATGGCACGCAGCTACGGCGCGGATGAAGTGGCAACGAACGAAAAGCCGAAAGCAGGGAAAAACAGGAAGCCGGGAATTGTCAGGAAAAAAGGCCTTTGA
- a CDS encoding M16 family metallopeptidase, protein MNFTHKFSVAALSFVLLAGEISAQQVKKKAAAPAKAKTSQAAVPSPATISGGLPLDPEVLKGKLPNGLTYYIRKNNEPKNRAVLYLVTKAGSVLENEDQQGLAHFTEHMAFNGTRDFPKNDLVNYLQKSGIKFGADLNAYTSFDETVYQLPVPTDSVKVFQNGFNILANWAAYQTFDPKEINDERGVVLEEERAGGKNAEERLRNQTLPVLLNNSRYAQRLPIGKEDILKTFKPEAITSYYHDWYRPDLQAVIAVGDFDPAQVLALIKNDFSSLKNPENEKPRTYYSVPPTTGTVVKIATDKEFPYTLAEIIVKHPETIVKTSADYMQSIRIQLFNAMLNDRLNELLQKANPPFLYGQSAYGAFTGRQDAFTTLAVAKPGELETAIKAAVAETERIRQFGFTLTELERAKQNALLGVDNAYKERDKTQSAYFVGQYQQNFLTGGATPGVSFAYNYYINNIGKITLAELNAMAAKFVSDQNRVIIVEAPDKDKDKLPNEATLLTWIADAGKGLKPYIDYTTDKPLLEKLPVAGKTVSTQVDSLIGTTTLMLSNGVKVILKPTQFKNDQILINGYAFGGTSLASDQDYTSAGMAADIISGSGIAGFTQAELDKKLSGKNVRVSPYISDVAQGISASASPRDFETAMQLIYLYFTQPRKDQNIWDSNVSQTKSVLATRNLDPGSIFSDTISSTLSKHNIRGMVVTPELLASASLDKAYAFYQDRFADASGFVFTLVGSFTVDQVKPYLEAYFGGLPASNKKETYKVLDINPPAGQLKKIVNKGIGDKSNVELVFSGSYDYNEDNNVQVDALEAIMQIKLDERLREKDGKVYSPGVKASYKKVPEGRYSFTVYFECAPANVDSLVAETMDEISKIKQNGALPLDIQKFAVTDARSTQVQLKENIFWAGYLGSCSQNSEDPDAILKHVGDLDKVTPQSTKEAANKYLSGNNLIKFILLPEKK, encoded by the coding sequence ATGAATTTTACCCATAAATTTTCTGTTGCAGCCCTAAGTTTTGTGTTGCTGGCCGGCGAAATATCCGCGCAACAGGTTAAAAAGAAAGCAGCAGCCCCCGCAAAAGCAAAAACAAGTCAAGCAGCAGTGCCTTCGCCGGCGACAATAAGCGGTGGCTTGCCACTCGACCCGGAGGTATTAAAAGGTAAGCTGCCCAATGGCTTAACTTATTATATCCGTAAAAATAATGAACCCAAAAACAGGGCAGTGCTGTACCTGGTAACCAAAGCAGGTTCGGTGCTCGAAAATGAAGACCAGCAGGGCCTGGCGCATTTTACCGAGCACATGGCCTTTAACGGCACGCGCGATTTTCCCAAAAACGACCTTGTAAATTATTTGCAGAAATCGGGCATTAAGTTTGGCGCCGATTTGAATGCCTATACCAGTTTTGATGAAACAGTTTATCAGCTGCCGGTACCTACCGATAGCGTAAAAGTTTTTCAAAACGGGTTTAATATCCTCGCTAACTGGGCCGCCTACCAAACCTTCGACCCGAAAGAAATTAACGACGAACGGGGTGTAGTACTTGAGGAAGAACGTGCCGGCGGTAAAAATGCCGAAGAACGTTTACGGAACCAAACCTTACCCGTATTACTCAATAACTCACGTTATGCGCAGCGGTTACCTATAGGTAAGGAAGATATCCTTAAAACATTTAAACCTGAAGCGATCACCTCTTACTACCATGACTGGTACCGCCCCGACCTTCAGGCCGTAATTGCTGTGGGTGATTTTGATCCTGCACAGGTTTTGGCGCTCATTAAAAATGATTTTTCATCGTTAAAAAATCCGGAAAATGAGAAACCCAGGACCTATTATTCTGTGCCCCCAACAACAGGCACAGTTGTTAAAATAGCAACAGATAAAGAGTTTCCTTATACGTTAGCGGAGATCATAGTAAAACATCCCGAAACGATTGTCAAAACATCGGCTGATTATATGCAGAGTATCCGCATACAATTGTTCAATGCCATGCTGAATGACCGGTTGAACGAATTATTGCAAAAAGCTAACCCCCCATTTCTTTATGGTCAGTCGGCCTATGGGGCATTTACCGGCCGGCAGGATGCGTTTACAACACTCGCGGTGGCAAAGCCCGGCGAACTGGAAACCGCTATCAAAGCTGCCGTTGCCGAAACAGAGCGTATTAGGCAGTTTGGGTTTACGTTAACGGAATTGGAACGTGCCAAACAAAATGCCCTTTTGGGAGTTGATAACGCCTATAAAGAAAGGGATAAAACACAGTCGGCCTATTTTGTGGGGCAATACCAGCAAAACTTTTTAACCGGCGGGGCTACGCCCGGGGTATCATTTGCCTATAACTATTATATCAATAATATAGGGAAGATAACACTGGCCGAACTTAATGCCATGGCTGCCAAATTTGTGAGCGACCAAAACAGGGTGATTATTGTTGAAGCACCAGATAAGGACAAAGACAAATTGCCAAATGAGGCTACATTGCTCACCTGGATAGCAGATGCCGGGAAGGGCTTAAAGCCATATATCGATTATACCACCGATAAACCATTACTTGAAAAGTTGCCCGTTGCAGGAAAAACAGTAAGTACACAGGTTGATAGCCTGATTGGTACAACCACATTGATGTTGAGCAACGGCGTAAAAGTGATATTAAAACCAACGCAGTTTAAAAACGACCAGATCCTGATCAACGGGTACGCTTTTGGCGGTACCTCGCTGGCCAGCGACCAGGATTATACCTCGGCCGGCATGGCTGCCGATATTATCAGCGGCAGCGGCATCGCCGGCTTTACGCAGGCAGAACTGGATAAAAAACTGAGTGGAAAAAACGTCCGGGTTTCGCCCTATATCAGTGATGTGGCCCAGGGCATCTCCGCCAGTGCGTCGCCGCGGGACTTTGAAACCGCGATGCAATTGATCTATCTCTATTTTACACAGCCGAGGAAAGATCAGAATATTTGGGATTCAAATGTCAGCCAAACCAAATCAGTGCTGGCTACCCGTAACCTCGATCCGGGAAGTATTTTTTCGGATACCATATCATCAACGTTAAGTAAGCATAATATCAGGGGCATGGTAGTTACGCCGGAGTTGCTTGCAAGCGCCAGCCTTGATAAAGCCTATGCTTTTTACCAGGATCGGTTTGCCGACGCAAGCGGCTTTGTTTTTACCCTGGTTGGCTCGTTCACGGTAGATCAGGTGAAGCCATACCTTGAAGCGTATTTCGGCGGCTTGCCGGCATCAAACAAAAAAGAAACATACAAGGTTTTAGATATTAACCCGCCTGCAGGACAGCTTAAAAAAATTGTAAATAAAGGAATAGGTGATAAAAGCAACGTTGAACTGGTTTTCAGCGGCAGCTATGATTATAATGAAGATAACAACGTACAAGTTGATGCCCTGGAAGCTATTATGCAGATAAAACTGGATGAGCGCCTGCGCGAAAAAGATGGTAAAGTTTATTCGCCGGGGGTAAAAGCCAGCTATAAAAAAGTACCCGAAGGCCGCTACAGCTTTACCGTTTATTTTGAGTGCGCCCCTGCCAATGTTGACAGCCTGGTTGCCGAAACGATGGACGAGATCAGCAAGATCAAACAAAACGGCGCGTTGCCACTGGATATTCAAAAATTTGCAGTAACTGATGCCCGGTCAACCCAGGTGCAGTTAAAGGAAAATATTTTTTGGGCAGGATATTTGGGTTCATGTTCCCAAAATAGCGAGGACCCGGATGCCATCCTTAAACACGTTGGCGACCTGGATAAGGTAACCCCGCAAAGCACTAAAGAGGCCGCCAATAAATACTTAAGCGGCAATAACCTCATTAAGTTTATTTTGCTGCCGGAGAAGAAGTAG
- a CDS encoding PAS domain-containing sensor histidine kinase, translating to MSPVNTIRPLLQQSVNEKLLHLLVASVKDYAIFMLDPAGYILTWNLGAQNIKGYSEDEIIGKHMSVFYTPADIAKNEPKKNLEAAVLNGSHENEGWRVRKDGSLFWASVVFTPLYDDHKLLLGFAKVTRDITEKKKAEDKKIELNIELERRVKENTKRIIANELRFRKLIENSQDGITLFDKDLKLIYRSLSTGKISGWSASERKSYKLIDLIHPDDQCRVAIFFKEIIAKPGVPLITSYRAQHKSGHYIWVESLFTNMLDDENINAIVCNFRDVTERKKAEEDLKQKTAQIENILESITDGFIAIDQNFCYTYANKRIGEMLGVLPDSLIGKNVWDLFPDAVGSDTYNAFQKAMAEQVYYCHEDYYAPLNLWQENHIYPSGQGLSVFIRDISERKRAELALQHLHDNLEKKVVERTLQLESVNKELESFSYSVSHDLRTPLRAVNGYAAMLMEDFGPALGPEGNRIINTIRANAMMMSKLIDELLAFSRLGRKELAVSQTDMKAVAESCLAEHFANGQGKYKVTVRNLPPCMADTNMIKQVWMNLLGNAIKYSAKKTAPEIEVGFIPGEKGPIYYVEDNGVGFEMKYSDKLFGVFQRLHRSDEFEGTGVGLALAKRIIEKHNGEIWAEAELEKGAIFYFRLPSNT from the coding sequence TTGTCACCTGTAAATACCATACGGCCACTACTCCAACAAAGCGTTAATGAAAAGCTGCTTCATTTACTTGTGGCCAGTGTAAAGGATTATGCCATTTTTATGCTCGATCCTGCTGGTTATATTTTAACCTGGAACCTTGGCGCACAAAATATAAAGGGTTACAGCGAAGATGAAATTATCGGTAAGCATATGTCCGTTTTTTACACGCCGGCGGACATTGCTAAAAATGAGCCTAAAAAAAACCTCGAAGCGGCAGTATTAAACGGCTCGCATGAAAACGAAGGCTGGAGGGTGCGGAAGGACGGTTCCTTATTTTGGGCGAGCGTTGTATTCACACCTTTATATGATGATCATAAATTGCTCCTCGGTTTTGCTAAAGTAACAAGGGATATTACGGAAAAAAAGAAAGCAGAAGACAAAAAGATAGAACTGAATATTGAGCTGGAACGGAGAGTAAAGGAGAATACAAAAAGAATTATTGCCAATGAACTGCGGTTTCGCAAGCTGATTGAAAACAGCCAGGATGGCATCACCCTGTTTGACAAAGACCTGAAATTAATTTATAGGAGCCTTTCAACAGGAAAAATAAGCGGATGGAGCGCGAGTGAGCGAAAATCATATAAATTAATCGATCTTATTCACCCTGATGACCAATGCCGGGTAGCGATTTTTTTTAAGGAAATTATTGCGAAACCGGGCGTACCATTAATCACCTCCTATCGCGCACAGCACAAGTCGGGGCACTACATCTGGGTGGAGAGCCTTTTTACCAATATGCTTGATGATGAAAACATCAACGCCATAGTATGCAATTTCAGAGATGTGACTGAACGCAAAAAAGCCGAAGAAGATTTAAAACAAAAAACCGCCCAGATTGAAAATATACTTGAAAGCATTACTGACGGGTTCATCGCCATTGATCAGAACTTTTGCTATACCTATGCCAACAAACGGATTGGCGAAATGCTGGGCGTACTTCCAGACTCACTTATCGGAAAAAATGTGTGGGATCTTTTTCCGGATGCCGTAGGTTCCGATACGTATAACGCGTTCCAAAAAGCGATGGCAGAGCAGGTATATTATTGTCACGAAGATTATTATGCACCATTAAATTTATGGCAGGAAAACCATATTTATCCCTCCGGGCAGGGTTTATCGGTTTTTATCCGGGATATATCCGAGCGAAAAAGAGCCGAGCTCGCGCTGCAGCACCTGCACGATAACTTAGAGAAGAAGGTTGTTGAACGGACATTGCAATTAGAGTCGGTAAATAAGGAACTGGAATCTTTTTCATACTCAGTATCACATGACCTTAGGACGCCTTTGCGCGCGGTAAACGGCTATGCCGCTATGCTGATGGAAGATTTTGGGCCGGCGTTGGGCCCGGAGGGTAACCGTATTATTAATACCATACGCGCCAATGCCATGATGATGAGTAAGCTGATAGATGAATTGCTTGCTTTTTCGCGCCTTGGACGCAAAGAATTGGCTGTGAGCCAAACAGATATGAAGGCGGTTGCTGAATCATGCCTGGCCGAACATTTTGCAAATGGCCAGGGGAAATACAAAGTAACAGTCCGGAATTTGCCCCCGTGCATGGCCGATACCAATATGATCAAACAGGTTTGGATGAACCTGTTAGGGAACGCTATTAAGTACAGCGCAAAAAAAACAGCGCCCGAAATTGAAGTTGGCTTTATCCCCGGCGAAAAAGGCCCCATTTATTATGTTGAAGATAATGGCGTCGGTTTCGAAATGAAATATTCAGACAAGCTATTCGGTGTATTTCAACGCCTGCACCGGAGCGATGAATTTGAAGGTACGGGTGTGGGCCTGGCGTTGGCCAAACGGATAATTGAAAAGCATAATGGAGAAATATGGGCCGAAGCAGAACTTGAGAAGGGCGCCATATTTTACTTCAGGCTTCCTTCAAACACATGA
- a CDS encoding type II toxin-antitoxin system RelE family toxin produces the protein MLSLEKNPRPPGCKKLTGRKSWRIRVGDYRIIYNISDHLLQIMVIDIGHRKEIYR, from the coding sequence ATTTTATCGCTCGAAAAAAACCCACGGCCGCCTGGCTGTAAAAAGTTGACAGGCCGTAAAAGCTGGCGCATAAGGGTCGGTGACTACCGTATTATTTACAACATTTCCGACCATCTTTTGCAGATCATGGTTATTGACATCGGCCACCGAAAGGAAATTTACAGGTAG
- a CDS encoding fatty acid desaturase family protein: MQTIKFSGDAAWQKQFAAAVRHNVNKYFKDNGISTKGNFILLTQTVAMLSCYIVPLVMLLTFRITAWLALPMVIIMGIGMAGIGMCVMHDAVHGSYSDKEWINKLMGGTMYLLGSNVFNWKIQHNVMHHAYTNIEGYDEDIAVSSLIRLSQFAPAKRFYRYQHIHAFFFYGLMTISKLTTDFVQLARYNKEGITRKFNVNPTMEYAKMVFVKVLYLLVFIGLPLLITHYTWWQVLSGFFIMHWTAGFIMSTIFQMAHVVEGAKQFQPDKDGIIHTEWAVNEVLTTSDFARNNGLLNWYVGGLNFQIEHHLFPNVCHVHYHNIAPIVEKTAKEYGLFYNLKPTFMNALASHVSRLKELGRQTALTV; this comes from the coding sequence ATGCAAACGATCAAATTCTCAGGCGATGCAGCATGGCAAAAGCAATTTGCCGCTGCCGTAAGACATAATGTAAATAAATATTTCAAGGATAACGGCATTTCAACCAAGGGAAACTTTATACTGCTTACCCAAACCGTGGCCATGCTGTCCTGTTATATTGTTCCGTTAGTAATGCTGCTTACCTTCCGTATAACGGCCTGGCTGGCATTGCCCATGGTGATTATTATGGGAATAGGAATGGCCGGTATCGGGATGTGCGTGATGCATGATGCCGTACACGGTTCTTACTCGGATAAAGAATGGATAAATAAATTAATGGGCGGCACTATGTATTTGCTTGGCAGCAATGTATTTAACTGGAAAATCCAACATAACGTAATGCACCATGCCTATACCAACATTGAAGGCTATGACGAGGACATTGCAGTAAGCAGCCTGATTCGCTTATCGCAGTTTGCACCGGCAAAAAGGTTTTATCGCTACCAGCACATTCACGCTTTTTTCTTTTATGGGTTGATGACAATTTCCAAATTAACCACTGATTTTGTTCAATTAGCCCGGTACAACAAAGAGGGAATCACCCGGAAATTTAATGTTAATCCAACCATGGAATATGCCAAAATGGTATTTGTTAAAGTTTTATATTTGTTGGTGTTTATCGGTCTCCCGCTGTTGATTACCCATTATACCTGGTGGCAGGTGCTTTCAGGCTTTTTTATTATGCATTGGACCGCCGGTTTTATTATGAGTACAATTTTTCAGATGGCACACGTAGTTGAAGGGGCAAAGCAATTTCAACCCGATAAGGATGGTATCATACATACCGAATGGGCCGTTAACGAAGTACTTACTACTTCGGATTTCGCAAGAAATAACGGGTTGCTTAACTGGTATGTTGGCGGGTTGAATTTTCAGATTGAACACCATTTGTTTCCAAATGTATGCCATGTACATTATCATAATATTGCGCCGATTGTTGAAAAAACAGCTAAAGAATATGGCTTATTTTACAACCTTAAACCTACCTTTATGAATGCTTTGGCGTCACATGTTAGCCGGTTAAAAGAATTGGGCCGGCAAACTGCACTAACTGTATAA
- a CDS encoding 3-oxoacyl-ACP synthase III family protein: MDLKETGNKIYAVIIGSGSYIPTRIITNNDFSASTFYDENGHKLARATAEIIPKFSDITGILERRYVTADLVASDIAVLAAESAIGNAKIDAETLDYIIVAHNFGDIKEENRRSEFVPALASRVKHRLGIKNPDTVCYDLPFGCAGWLQGMIQADFYIHAGQAKRVLVIGAETLSRICDPHDRDSMLYADGAGAVILEATESDTPVGILSHSSHTYAEHAFILRMDKSNNPDYLPKDQLFLKMQGRILYEQALKVVPLVIKESLEKAAVPFDGFAKILLHQANKKMMEAILRRFYDEFGIKQIPENIMPITVSWLGNSSVATLPTLYNLISENQLPGHQFTNGNIIVFASVGAGVNVNSVVYQIPK; this comes from the coding sequence ATGGATTTAAAAGAAACCGGGAATAAAATTTACGCTGTTATTATTGGCAGCGGCAGCTATATTCCAACCCGGATCATCACCAATAACGATTTTTCGGCGAGTACGTTTTATGATGAAAACGGGCATAAATTAGCCAGGGCAACAGCCGAGATTATCCCAAAGTTCAGTGATATAACGGGGATACTGGAAAGAAGATATGTAACTGCCGACCTGGTAGCCTCGGATATTGCCGTACTTGCCGCGGAGAGTGCAATTGGCAACGCAAAAATTGATGCCGAAACACTGGATTATATTATTGTAGCCCACAATTTTGGTGATATAAAAGAGGAGAACAGGAGGAGTGAATTTGTGCCGGCACTGGCCTCGCGGGTGAAACACCGGCTTGGTATAAAAAACCCCGATACCGTTTGCTACGATTTGCCGTTTGGCTGCGCAGGCTGGCTGCAGGGAATGATCCAGGCGGATTTTTATATCCATGCCGGACAGGCAAAAAGAGTGCTGGTAATAGGGGCCGAAACGCTATCGCGTATTTGTGACCCCCATGACCGGGACAGTATGCTTTATGCTGATGGCGCCGGCGCTGTAATATTGGAAGCGACAGAAAGTGATACGCCCGTGGGCATACTGTCGCATAGCTCCCATACCTATGCTGAACATGCTTTTATTTTAAGGATGGATAAGTCTAATAATCCTGATTATTTACCAAAAGATCAGTTGTTTTTAAAAATGCAGGGACGCATCCTTTACGAACAGGCTTTAAAAGTGGTGCCGCTTGTAATAAAGGAAAGCCTTGAAAAAGCAGCCGTGCCGTTTGACGGATTTGCCAAAATATTGCTCCACCAGGCCAATAAGAAGATGATGGAGGCCATTTTAAGGCGATTTTATGACGAATTCGGTATTAAGCAAATCCCCGAAAATATAATGCCTATAACGGTTTCATGGCTGGGCAATAGTTCAGTGGCAACGCTGCCAACGCTTTACAACCTGATCTCTGAAAATCAACTACCTGGACACCAATTTACTAATGGCAATATTATTGTGTTTGCATCAGTAGGCGCAGGTGTTAATGTAAACTCCGTGGTATATCAGATTCCTAAGTAA
- a CDS encoding KTSC domain-containing protein, with the protein MKKITDYRKLLDVTKDAELHELKTVYRSLMKTWHPDKFQHSEEDKLVAEEKSKTIIEAYHFLVSIAPETRNQTAAEYNTTTAASGILDFEYQAQVLKIHFADGNVYEYFDVPKEVYRKLVNADSPGRFARRHIFNDYVYRSINKLVATA; encoded by the coding sequence ATGAAAAAGATTACCGATTACCGCAAACTGTTAGATGTAACTAAGGATGCTGAGCTGCATGAACTTAAAACGGTTTACCGCAGTTTAATGAAAACTTGGCACCCCGATAAATTTCAGCACAGTGAAGAAGATAAACTGGTTGCTGAAGAAAAAAGCAAAACCATTATTGAGGCCTATCATTTTTTAGTGAGTATTGCGCCCGAAACCCGCAATCAAACTGCAGCGGAATATAACACCACCACCGCAGCATCAGGGATACTTGATTTTGAATACCAGGCCCAGGTACTTAAAATACATTTTGCCGACGGTAACGTGTATGAATATTTTGACGTGCCCAAAGAGGTGTACAGAAAGCTTGTAAATGCTGATTCCCCGGGTAGGTTTGCACGCAGGCACATTTTTAACGATTACGTTTACCGGAGTATCAATAAACTGGTTGCTACGGCCTAA
- a CDS encoding helix-turn-helix domain-containing protein, whose protein sequence is MSTIKEQDFLKKLGSKIRSQRNEKKISLNQLATQFGFEKSSISKLENGKSNSTILTLMKLSHALNVPMERFFH, encoded by the coding sequence ATGAGCACCATTAAAGAACAAGATTTTCTGAAAAAATTAGGATCAAAAATCAGGTCACAACGCAACGAAAAAAAGATCTCATTAAACCAGCTTGCAACGCAGTTTGGCTTTGAAAAATCGAGCATATCCAAACTTGAAAATGGGAAATCCAATTCTACCATATTAACTTTAATGAAGTTAAGCCATGCGTTAAATGTCCCTATGGAACGCTTTTTCCATTAG